The following are encoded together in the Lathyrus oleraceus cultivar Zhongwan6 chromosome 3, CAAS_Psat_ZW6_1.0, whole genome shotgun sequence genome:
- the LOC127129139 gene encoding probable caffeine synthase MTL2 — MAMEHVLHMKGGVGETSYANNSSLQRKVIMEVKTLLEENMVSMMSNKSVKGCWKIADLGCSSGPNTLLCISNIMNIIHKINTKLNNGKSIFQIYLNDLFENDFSTIFKLLPDFYQLEKEKNDAECFINVTPGNFYGRLFPNNYIDFFHSSYCLHWLSQAPKILVKNGEPLNKGNIYLSKTSPPSVYEAYFKQFERDFQYFLKLRFKELALDGTMALTFIGTESHDKIISVQGVLGMVLNEMVQEGLVEENKLDMFNFPTYHPTEEEVRQVIEREGSFTLQIIKTFKMEWDANLQKDNVNYVVDRKMRGEFISKYHRAVFEPLLIAAFGENIMDVLFSRFAKLLTQLIEFETLEYTNIVLFLTKDS, encoded by the exons ATGGCAATGGAACATGTCCTTCACATGAAGGGTGGTGTAGGAGAAACAAGCTATGCAAATAACTCATCACTTCAG AGAAAAGTGATAATGGAAGTCAAAACACTACTTGAAGAAAATATGGTATCGATGATGTCCAACAAAAGTGTAAAAGGTTGTTGGAAAATAGCTGATTTAGGTTGTTCTTCAGGACCAAACACACTTTTGTGCATCTCTAATATCATGAACATCATCCATAAAATCAACACGAAACTAAATAATGGGAAATCAATATTTCAAATTTATCTTAATGATTTATTCGAAAATGATTTCAGTACAATCTTCAAACTACTCCCTGATTTCTACCAActagaaaaagaaaagaatgatgCAGAATGCTTCATAAATGTAACACCAGGAAATTTTTATGGAAGGCTATTCCCaaataattatattgactttttTCATTCCTCATATTGTCTCCATTGGCTATCTCAG GCACCGAAAATTTTGGTGAAGAATGGAGAACCACTCAACAAAGGAAATATTTACTTATCAAAAACAAGCCCTCCATCAGTTTATGAAGCATATTTTAAGCAGTTTGAAAGAGATTTTCAGTATTTTCTAAAGTTACGCTTCAAAGAATTGGCATTGGACGGTACGATGGCATTAACATTCATTGGCACAGAATCACATGACAAAATTATTTCTGTTCAAGGAGTACTTGGCATGGTACTGAATGAGATGGTCCAAGAG GGTTTGGTTGAAGAGAATAAATTGGACATGTTTAACTTTCCTACATACCATCCGACTGAAGAGGAAGTAAGGCAAGTAATTGAGAGAGAAGGATCTTTTACCCTTCAAATTATAAAGACTTTTAAAATGGAATGGGATGCAAACCTTCAGAAAGATAATGTTAATTATGTTGTTGATAGAAAAATGAGAGGAGAGTTCATATCTAAGTATCATCGAGCTGTATTTGAACCTCTTTTAATAGCTGCATTTGGTGAAAATATCATGGATGTATTGTTCTCAAGATTTGCAAAGTTGCTTACACAGCTCATTGAGTTTGAGACATTGGAATATACTAATATTGTATTGTTCTTGACCAAGGATTCTTGA